A DNA window from Bacteroides cellulosilyticus contains the following coding sequences:
- a CDS encoding D-Ala-D-Ala carboxypeptidase family metallohydrolase → MKYFTIAELIKSDTADQLGIDNRCKKEHVVNMTALVDNVLDPLREAYRKPIRVNSGFRCPALNKAVKGSATSDHMTGRAADITGGSPAENKKLFCLIQELGLPFDQLIDEKHFSWVHVSYRQSGNRREVKAL, encoded by the coding sequence ATGAAGTACTTTACAATCGCTGAATTGATTAAGTCCGATACAGCCGACCAATTAGGAATTGATAACCGGTGTAAGAAAGAACATGTAGTCAATATGACTGCATTAGTAGATAATGTGCTGGACCCATTGCGGGAAGCATACAGGAAGCCAATCAGGGTGAACAGTGGTTTCCGTTGCCCGGCACTCAATAAAGCCGTGAAAGGTTCAGCTACGAGCGACCACATGACTGGACGGGCGGCAGATATAACCGGAGGGAGCCCGGCTGAGAATAAGAAGTTGTTCTGTCTGATTCAAGAACTAGGCCTTCCCTTCGATCAATTGATTGATGAGAAACATTTCTCATGGGTACATGTGTCTTATCGGCAGTCTGGTAATCGTAGGGAGGTGAAAGCCTTATGA
- a CDS encoding histidine kinase — protein MRLTSKQKKEFFGLAVWGILGLIAMSVMMALAGCATPMNTDRNTQVDYSNLLQQMQSRMDSLLINMEAQRKETSEKLSNLKVENKTVYLSPPDSTGKQYPTMVSETNASKDEKENKTTETELKVTIQRLVEEVSDLKNKLNTSVVQEEKVKEFSWWQLHKMDVYAGLFMLVLGWLVYKKNK, from the coding sequence ATGAGACTAACCAGTAAGCAGAAAAAGGAATTCTTCGGGCTGGCAGTCTGGGGGATTCTCGGACTCATTGCAATGTCCGTTATGATGGCATTGGCCGGATGTGCCACTCCTATGAACACAGACCGTAATACTCAGGTTGACTATTCCAATCTTTTGCAGCAAATGCAATCTCGAATGGACTCCCTACTTATCAATATGGAAGCTCAGCGGAAAGAAACAAGCGAGAAACTATCCAATCTAAAGGTTGAGAATAAAACTGTCTATCTCTCACCTCCTGACAGTACCGGCAAGCAATATCCAACTATGGTGAGTGAGACGAATGCCAGTAAAGACGAGAAAGAGAATAAGACTACTGAGACTGAACTTAAAGTAACCATTCAGAGGCTTGTTGAGGAGGTTTCGGATTTGAAGAATAAACTCAATACTAGTGTTGTACAGGAAGAGAAAGTAAAAGAATTCTCTTGGTGGCAACTTCATAAGATGGATGTATATGCCGGCTTATTCATGCTTGTGCTTGGATGGCTTGTTTATAAGAAGAATAAGTAG
- a CDS encoding RES domain-containing protein, which translates to MDNNKAKEELYKKLIDMLPIKRKDNSDFRVVLENALENYVNLIKDAGVIELTQENMNDIEKSCDAINEIVTLQYQGKHSEAYGRLGEIVKAKMNVLIEGANLSLYRMRKFEGEKRFTYIDMFHIPFEKRGKVKTQRYSIPGYPCLYVGESIYACWEEMERPLSWMVSKIVCKKMPLLLDLRVPNEKEFNVFDLLRFPLIIACMIPVLNNKDDYKPEYIIPQLLTEYIITNYHRKYDYKDVFKTINGIRYTSVHKNTDFDFPNEKFNNIVFPVVESINDTGYCPVLCEQFLVTEPTCDEYERIRGDYSVDLGKAGYNSEEQLKRNYEVSIFGKIEERLKYRESYKIINRV; encoded by the coding sequence ATGGATAATAATAAGGCAAAAGAGGAACTTTATAAGAAGCTTATTGATATGCTTCCTATAAAACGGAAAGATAATTCCGATTTTAGAGTTGTTTTAGAGAACGCTCTTGAGAATTATGTAAACTTAATCAAAGACGCTGGAGTTATAGAGTTAACACAGGAAAATATGAATGATATAGAGAAATCATGTGATGCTATTAATGAAATAGTAACTCTTCAGTATCAAGGCAAACATTCGGAGGCTTATGGACGGTTGGGAGAGATTGTCAAAGCAAAGATGAATGTTCTTATTGAGGGGGCTAATCTTTCTTTATATAGAATGAGAAAGTTTGAAGGAGAGAAAAGATTTACCTATATAGATATGTTTCACATTCCATTTGAAAAACGTGGTAAAGTAAAAACTCAACGATATAGTATTCCTGGATATCCATGTTTATATGTGGGTGAGAGTATTTATGCGTGTTGGGAGGAGATGGAACGTCCTTTGTCATGGATGGTGTCAAAAATTGTTTGTAAAAAAATGCCACTTTTGTTAGATTTGCGTGTTCCTAATGAAAAAGAGTTTAATGTTTTTGATCTTTTACGATTTCCGCTAATCATTGCATGTATGATTCCTGTTCTCAACAATAAGGATGATTATAAACCTGAATATATAATACCTCAACTTCTAACGGAATATATTATAACGAATTATCATAGAAAATATGACTATAAAGATGTCTTTAAAACCATTAATGGGATTCGTTATACATCAGTTCATAAAAATACTGATTTTGATTTTCCTAATGAAAAATTCAACAATATTGTATTTCCTGTAGTGGAGTCTATAAATGACACTGGGTATTGTCCTGTATTGTGTGAGCAGTTTCTGGTAACAGAACCCACCTGCGATGAATATGAACGTATTAGGGGGGATTATTCTGTAGATTTAGGAAAAGCTGGGTATAATTCGGAAGAACAATTAAAAAGGAATTATGAAGTATCTATATTTGGTAAGATAGAGGAGCGGCTAAAATACCGTGAATCATACAAAATAATCAATAGAGTATGA
- a CDS encoding master DNA invertase Mpi family serine-type recombinase yields the protein MIYAYIRVSTDKQTVENQRFEVQNFANERKLVIDKWVSETVSGTKAAKDRKLGPLLKRMKKGDTLILSEISRLGRNLMGIMSMLHLCMTKETFVLTVKEKYELGNNINSQVLAFAFGLSAQIERDLISQRTKEGLARRKASGQQLGRKKGDKNTHYKLTGKENIIRTMLDYGYSKAAICRKLKCNFKTLDDHLERMNEKPCELEDN from the coding sequence ATGATTTACGCATACATTAGGGTGAGTACCGATAAGCAAACTGTCGAAAACCAGCGGTTTGAAGTTCAGAATTTTGCCAATGAACGCAAATTAGTGATTGATAAGTGGGTGTCGGAAACGGTGTCAGGCACAAAGGCCGCTAAAGACAGAAAGTTGGGTCCACTTTTAAAGAGAATGAAGAAGGGTGATACGCTCATACTTTCTGAAATTAGCCGGTTAGGTCGTAATCTTATGGGAATTATGAGTATGCTTCATCTTTGTATGACGAAGGAAACCTTTGTTCTAACTGTTAAGGAGAAATACGAGCTTGGCAATAACATTAATAGCCAGGTGTTGGCATTCGCTTTCGGGCTGTCAGCTCAGATTGAGCGTGATTTAATTTCTCAACGTACTAAGGAAGGACTGGCACGGCGTAAAGCAAGCGGTCAGCAATTGGGTCGGAAGAAGGGCGATAAGAATACACATTATAAACTCACCGGAAAAGAAAATATAATCCGGACTATGCTTGATTATGGTTACTCGAAGGCTGCTATCTGTAGAAAACTGAAATGCAACTTTAAAACGCTTGATGATCATCTTGAAAGAATGAATGAAAAGCCTTGTGAATTAGAAGATAATTAG
- a CDS encoding tyrosine-type recombinase/integrase: MATIRLTVLSSIKEQDGRLPILVCISQKKKRAYIKTTFLLNDIAEFENGKVAYRKDASVMNKRLEFVFSQYKEKYDSIEDKDWLTASQIKQIILSKEKPSHISFIEYWKKRIAEFEIEGRESYAKMNQETIRIFANAEGDVPIPAINTLLIEHFKKWMIRKGYANGNIGLRLTHLKARINELIKAGILKQDVHPFAYTKIPTAEPKECDLTIEEFQRIRNTQLEGKRINLGKDMLLLSFYLCGINLKDLLSVNLSSDILSFERTKTLHAKTGKANITIPIHPEARAIINRYINKKGVLDLGYSYTYSNLQKYINLCMRELKEHLGIKQTLCFYSARKTFAQFASELGIPDGVIDYCLGHSDKSKGIIRYYTKVKQKQAEIAINRVIDYVNNPEKYKDYIEMRADIMMMKG; encoded by the coding sequence ATGGCAACAATCAGATTAACAGTTTTAAGTTCTATTAAGGAACAGGATGGCAGACTTCCAATCTTAGTCTGCATCTCCCAAAAGAAAAAGCGGGCTTACATCAAAACGACTTTCCTATTGAATGATATTGCAGAATTCGAAAACGGAAAGGTCGCATATCGCAAAGATGCAAGTGTAATGAACAAACGATTAGAGTTTGTATTCTCACAATATAAAGAAAAATATGATTCTATAGAAGATAAGGACTGGCTAACAGCCTCCCAAATCAAGCAGATTATTCTTTCTAAAGAAAAGCCATCTCATATTTCCTTTATTGAATACTGGAAGAAGCGTATTGCAGAGTTTGAAATAGAAGGAAGAGAAAGCTATGCAAAGATGAACCAAGAAACAATCCGTATATTTGCTAATGCCGAAGGGGACGTTCCCATCCCTGCTATCAACACATTATTAATAGAACACTTTAAAAAGTGGATGATAAGAAAAGGCTACGCCAATGGAAATATAGGATTAAGGCTAACTCACCTAAAAGCAAGAATCAACGAATTAATTAAAGCCGGCATTCTCAAACAAGATGTACACCCCTTTGCTTACACCAAAATCCCGACTGCCGAACCAAAGGAGTGTGACCTAACAATAGAGGAGTTTCAAAGAATACGAAACACCCAATTAGAGGGGAAGAGGATTAATTTAGGGAAAGACATGCTTTTGCTATCTTTTTACTTATGTGGAATAAACTTAAAAGATCTATTGTCAGTTAATCTATCGTCAGATATCCTTTCCTTCGAGAGAACTAAGACGCTTCATGCAAAGACAGGAAAAGCAAACATTACAATACCGATACATCCAGAAGCAAGAGCTATAATAAATAGGTATATTAATAAAAAAGGTGTGTTAGATTTAGGGTATTCATACACCTATTCTAATTTACAAAAGTATATCAACCTTTGCATGAGAGAGCTGAAAGAGCATTTAGGAATCAAGCAAACACTATGCTTCTATTCCGCTCGCAAAACTTTTGCTCAATTTGCATCAGAACTAGGAATCCCGGATGGAGTGATAGACTACTGTTTGGGACATTCAGACAAAAGTAAAGGCATTATCAGGTACTATACCAAAGTCAAACAAAAACAAGCGGAGATAGCAATCAACAGAGTAATAGATTATGTGAATAATCCGGAGAAGTATAAAGATTACATAGAGATGAGAGCGGATATTATGATGATGAAAGGATAA
- a CDS encoding phage holin family protein has protein sequence MKDVLDFLHALDLTNLYRHIGVTLMCWLVMFISVLIDMWDGVQTARVMKEKVDSKGLRRTFAKAGDYWRMMLFGLMFDTLGLLFTWYVLPYMTIIITVGVLIIEFRSVWEHNKRKRSHAAELPGVIANIVKCASEKDALELIKKIKEVQK, from the coding sequence ATGAAAGATGTATTAGATTTCTTACATGCGTTAGATTTGACTAACCTGTATCGTCATATCGGGGTGACATTGATGTGCTGGTTAGTAATGTTCATCTCCGTACTGATTGATATGTGGGATGGCGTACAGACTGCGAGGGTAATGAAAGAGAAAGTAGATAGCAAGGGATTACGCCGTACATTTGCTAAAGCTGGCGATTATTGGCGTATGATGCTGTTTGGACTGATGTTCGACACATTGGGATTACTCTTTACTTGGTATGTATTGCCATACATGACGATCATCATCACGGTTGGTGTATTGATAATCGAGTTTCGGAGCGTATGGGAACATAATAAGAGAAAGCGTAGCCATGCGGCAGAGTTACCCGGAGTGATAGCCAATATCGTTAAGTGTGCATCGGAGAAAGACGCTTTGGAATTAATCAAGAAAATAAAGGAGGTGCAGAAATGA